The Arvicanthis niloticus isolate mArvNil1 chromosome 2, mArvNil1.pat.X, whole genome shotgun sequence genome includes a window with the following:
- the Zbtb6 gene encoding zinc finger and BTB domain-containing protein 6 — translation MAAESDVLHFQFEQQGDVVLQKMNLLRQQNLFCDVSIYINDTEFQGHKVILAACSTFMRDQFLLTQSKHVRITILQSAEVGRKLLLSCYTGALEVKRKELLKYLTAASYLQMVHIVEKCTEALSKYLEIDLSMKNNQHTDLCQSSDTDVKNEEENSDKDCEIIEISEDSPVNLDFHVKEEESNALQSAAETLTSERRGLQSPELSTVDGGFKENEICILHVESINTDDVENGQFSQPCTSSKAGMYFPETQHSLINSTVENRMAEVPGNTNQGLFSENSDGSHGTVNEIQNLDENFSLRHQCPRCPRGFLHVENYLRHLKMHKLFLCLQCGKTFTQKKNLNRHIRGHMGIRPFQCTVCLKTFTAKSTLQDHLNIHSGDRPYKCHCCDMDFKHKSALKKHLTSVHGRSSGEKLSRPDLKRQSLL, via the coding sequence ATGGCTGCTGAGTCTGATGTTCTACACTTCCAGTTTGAACAGCAAGGAGATGTGGTCCTACAGAAAATGAATCTCTTGAGACAGCAGAATTTATTCTGTGATGTATCGATTTATATTAATGATACTGAGTTCCAGGGGCACAAGGTGATCTTGGCTGCTTGCTCCACTTTCATGAGAGATCAGTTTTTACTCACACAGTCGAAACACGTCAGGATCACCATTCTCCAGAGCGCGGAAGTCGGCAGGAAGTTGCTACTGTCCTGCTACACTGGAGCActtgaagtaaaaagaaaagagctTTTGAAATACTTGACAGCTGCCAGTTACCTTCAGATGGTTCACATTGTAGAAAAATGCACAGAAGCTTTGTCAAAGTATTTGGAAATTGATCTTTCTATGAAAAATAACCAACACACTGACTTGTGTCAATCTTCAGATACAGATGttaagaatgaagaagaaaattctgATAAAGACTGTGAGATCATTGAAATTTCAGAAGATAGTCCTGTAAACCTAGATTTCCATGtcaaagaggaagaaagcaatGCATTACAATCTGCTGCAGAGACACTGACATCAGAGCGAAGGGGACTTCAGTCACCAGAGCTCTCAACAGTAGATGGTGGCTTTAAAGAGAATGAAATTTGTATCCTCCATGTAGAATCCATCAATACAGATGATGTAGAAAATGGGCAGTTTTCACAGCCTTGTACCTCATCCAAAGCAGGCATGTATTTCCCTGAAACACAGCATTCGTTGATCAATTCAACAGTTGAGAACAGAATGGCCGAAGTTCCTGGAAATACAAATCAAGGGTTATTTTCTGAGAATTCTGATGGAAGTCATGGTACAGTAAATGAGATTCAGAATCTGGATGAGAATTTTTCCTTGAGGCACCAGTGCCCCAGGTGTCCTCGGGGCTTTCTTCATGTAGAAAACTATCTGCGGCATCTTAAGATGCATAAACTCTTTTTGTGCTTGCAGTGTGGGAAAAcatttacacaaaagaaaaatcttaaccGGCACATCCGAGGACACATGGGTATACGGCCCTTTCAGTGtactgtgtgtctgaagaccttCACTGCTAAAAGCACACTTCAGGACCACCTGAACATACACAGTGGGGACCGGCCATATAAATGCCATTGTTGTGACATGGATTTCAAACACAAATCTGCTCTCAAAAAGCACTTAACCTCTGTTCATGGCAGGAGCAGTGGGGAAAAACTATCTAGGCCTGATCTCAAACGGCAGAGTCTACTGTGA
- the Zbtb26 gene encoding zinc finger and BTB domain-containing protein 26 isoform X1, whose amino-acid sequence MEAFPPCLSAKMSERSDLLHFKFENYGDSMLQKMNKLREENKFCDVTVLIDDVEVQGHKIVFAAGSPFLRDQFLLNDSREVKISILQSSEVGRQLLLSCYSGVLEFPEMELVNYLTAASFLQMSHIVERCTQALWKFIKPKQPMDSKEGCEPQSASSQSKEQQGDARGSPKQDLPCIHPSEDSMDMEDSDIQIVKVESIGDVSEDRSKKDQNQYISPEPTALHSSEPQHSLINSTVENRVNELDQSHLHNYALSYTGNDDIIMTSKDVFGPNIRGVDKGLQWHHQCPKCTRVFRHLENYANHLKMHKLFMCLLCGKTFTQKGNLHRHMRVHAGIKPFQCKICGKTFSQKCSLQDHLNLHSGDKPHKCNYCDMVFAHKPVLRKHLKQLHGKNSFDNANERSVQDLTVDFDSFACTTVTDSNCQPQPDATQVLDAGKLTQAVLSLRSDSTCVN is encoded by the exons ATGGAGGCCTTCCCCCCGTGTCT GTCTGCCAAAATGTCTGAAAGATCAGATCTCCTTCACTTCAAGTTTGAAAATTATGGAGATTCAATGttacaaaaaatgaacaaattaagAGAAGAGAATAAATTTTGTGATGTTACAGTTCTCATAGATGATGTTGAGGTGCAGggacataaaattgtttttgctgCAGGTTCCCCCTTCTTAAGAGACCAATTTTTACTGAATGATTCCCGAGAGGTGAAAATCTCCATATTACAAAGTTCTGAAGTGGGGAGACAATTGCTTTTATCCTGTTATAGTGGTGTGCTGGAATTCCCTGAGATGGAACTGGTAAATTACTTGACTGCTGCGAGCTTTCTTCAGATGAGCCACATTGTAGAACGGTGCACACAGGCGCTGTGGAAGTTTATAAAGCCAAAACAACCAATGGATAGTAAAGAGGGATGTGAACCACAGAGTGCTTCTTCCCAGTCGAAAGAACAGCAGGGAGATGCCAGAGGCTCTCCAAAGCAGGACTTACCGTGTATTCATCCATCTGAAGACAGCATGGATATGGAGGATAGTGATATTCAGATTGTTAAGGTAGAATCTATTGGGGATGTATCAGAGGATAGAAGTAAAAAAGATCAGAACCAGTACATTTCTCCTGAACCCACTGCTTTACATTCATCAGAGCCCCAGCACTCCCTGATAAACTCAACTGTGGAAAACAGAGTTAATGAACTAGACCAGAGCCATCTCCACAATTATGCCCTCTCTTACACTGGCAATGATGACATCATCATGACCTCAAAAGATGTCTTTGGGCCTAATATTCGAGGTGTAGACAAAGGCTTACAGTGGCATCACCAATGCCCAAAGTGTACCAGGGTATTCCGTCACCTGGAGAACTACGCCAACCATTTAAAAATGCACAAACTCTTTATGTGTCTACTCTGCGGCAAGACTTTCACTCAGAAAGGCAATCTTCATCGACACATGCGTGTACATGCCGGAATTAAACCTTTCCAGTGTAAAATCTGTGGGAAAACCTTTTCTCAGAAGTGTTCCTTACAGGACCATCTTAACCTTCACAGTGGAGATAAGCCCCATAAATGTAACTATTGTGACATGGTTTTTGCACATAAGCCAGTTTTGAGGAAACACCTTAAACAGCTGCATGGCAAAAACAGCTTTGATAATGCCAATGAGAGGAGTGTGCAAGACCTCACAGTGGATTTTGACTCTTTTGCATGTACAACAGTTACAGACTCTAATTGTCAGCCACAACCTGATGCAACACAGGTCCTGGATGCAGGTAAACTGACCCAAGCTGTCCTCAGCTTAAGGAGTGACAGTACATGTGTAAATTGA
- the Zbtb26 gene encoding zinc finger and BTB domain-containing protein 26 isoform X2, whose product MSERSDLLHFKFENYGDSMLQKMNKLREENKFCDVTVLIDDVEVQGHKIVFAAGSPFLRDQFLLNDSREVKISILQSSEVGRQLLLSCYSGVLEFPEMELVNYLTAASFLQMSHIVERCTQALWKFIKPKQPMDSKEGCEPQSASSQSKEQQGDARGSPKQDLPCIHPSEDSMDMEDSDIQIVKVESIGDVSEDRSKKDQNQYISPEPTALHSSEPQHSLINSTVENRVNELDQSHLHNYALSYTGNDDIIMTSKDVFGPNIRGVDKGLQWHHQCPKCTRVFRHLENYANHLKMHKLFMCLLCGKTFTQKGNLHRHMRVHAGIKPFQCKICGKTFSQKCSLQDHLNLHSGDKPHKCNYCDMVFAHKPVLRKHLKQLHGKNSFDNANERSVQDLTVDFDSFACTTVTDSNCQPQPDATQVLDAGKLTQAVLSLRSDSTCVN is encoded by the coding sequence ATGTCTGAAAGATCAGATCTCCTTCACTTCAAGTTTGAAAATTATGGAGATTCAATGttacaaaaaatgaacaaattaagAGAAGAGAATAAATTTTGTGATGTTACAGTTCTCATAGATGATGTTGAGGTGCAGggacataaaattgtttttgctgCAGGTTCCCCCTTCTTAAGAGACCAATTTTTACTGAATGATTCCCGAGAGGTGAAAATCTCCATATTACAAAGTTCTGAAGTGGGGAGACAATTGCTTTTATCCTGTTATAGTGGTGTGCTGGAATTCCCTGAGATGGAACTGGTAAATTACTTGACTGCTGCGAGCTTTCTTCAGATGAGCCACATTGTAGAACGGTGCACACAGGCGCTGTGGAAGTTTATAAAGCCAAAACAACCAATGGATAGTAAAGAGGGATGTGAACCACAGAGTGCTTCTTCCCAGTCGAAAGAACAGCAGGGAGATGCCAGAGGCTCTCCAAAGCAGGACTTACCGTGTATTCATCCATCTGAAGACAGCATGGATATGGAGGATAGTGATATTCAGATTGTTAAGGTAGAATCTATTGGGGATGTATCAGAGGATAGAAGTAAAAAAGATCAGAACCAGTACATTTCTCCTGAACCCACTGCTTTACATTCATCAGAGCCCCAGCACTCCCTGATAAACTCAACTGTGGAAAACAGAGTTAATGAACTAGACCAGAGCCATCTCCACAATTATGCCCTCTCTTACACTGGCAATGATGACATCATCATGACCTCAAAAGATGTCTTTGGGCCTAATATTCGAGGTGTAGACAAAGGCTTACAGTGGCATCACCAATGCCCAAAGTGTACCAGGGTATTCCGTCACCTGGAGAACTACGCCAACCATTTAAAAATGCACAAACTCTTTATGTGTCTACTCTGCGGCAAGACTTTCACTCAGAAAGGCAATCTTCATCGACACATGCGTGTACATGCCGGAATTAAACCTTTCCAGTGTAAAATCTGTGGGAAAACCTTTTCTCAGAAGTGTTCCTTACAGGACCATCTTAACCTTCACAGTGGAGATAAGCCCCATAAATGTAACTATTGTGACATGGTTTTTGCACATAAGCCAGTTTTGAGGAAACACCTTAAACAGCTGCATGGCAAAAACAGCTTTGATAATGCCAATGAGAGGAGTGTGCAAGACCTCACAGTGGATTTTGACTCTTTTGCATGTACAACAGTTACAGACTCTAATTGTCAGCCACAACCTGATGCAACACAGGTCCTGGATGCAGGTAAACTGACCCAAGCTGTCCTCAGCTTAAGGAGTGACAGTACATGTGTAAATTGA